A stretch of Nonomuraea africana DNA encodes these proteins:
- a CDS encoding DUF2637 domain-containing protein, producing the protein MTPKAARLADTAPVLILALIAGAGSFTHIRDTAIEHGQTGWMAWAVAVCVDLTCVMAARERQRDRKNGRERNGWISWPTLVLTSGIVLSLAANLAQAEPTPWGWITAATPAGAFLVAVSMLERRASEPRPEPSSDLVPVPSAVPETTPPAVPDQNGPVAELLDYARRVAHEHQARHGKPITRDTLRARLGVSSQLASDLLRTLRDSPETA; encoded by the coding sequence ATGACCCCCAAAGCCGCCCGCCTGGCCGACACCGCGCCGGTGCTGATCCTCGCCCTGATCGCCGGAGCGGGCAGCTTCACCCACATCCGCGACACCGCCATCGAGCACGGACAGACGGGCTGGATGGCCTGGGCGGTAGCGGTCTGCGTCGACCTCACCTGCGTCATGGCCGCCCGAGAACGACAGCGCGACCGCAAGAACGGACGGGAACGAAACGGCTGGATCTCCTGGCCGACCCTCGTCCTGACGAGCGGCATCGTCCTGTCGCTGGCCGCCAACCTCGCCCAAGCCGAACCGACGCCCTGGGGATGGATCACCGCCGCCACACCCGCCGGCGCCTTCCTCGTCGCGGTCTCGATGCTGGAGCGCCGCGCCTCCGAACCCCGTCCCGAACCGTCCTCAGACCTCGTCCCCGTTCCGTCCGCCGTACCGGAGACGACCCCGCCGGCCGTACCGGACCAGAACGGCCCGGTCGCCGAACTGCTCGACTACGCCCGCCGCGTCGCCCACGAACACCAGGCACGCCACGGCAAGCCCATCACCCGCGACACCCTGCGCGCCCGGCTGGGCGTATCCAGCCAACTCGCCTCAGACCTGCTGCGCACCCTGCGCGACAGCCCCGAAACCGCCTAA
- a CDS encoding replication initiator has translation MASPDTVAELIARLDDPDHDRWATQIRRTGGCRQPIHLRGHVLHIDPATGRRLHTYTTATEPGGILRVPCKTRRASRCPSCAETYRTDTYHLIRAGLVGGKGVPATVATHPCLFVTLTAPSFGLVHTRRERGAKPLPCHPRRNARTCPHGRVQSCTAKHSADDPRLGEPLCPDCYDYSGSVLFNAVAPELWRRFTEALRRRFAKLSGLTLKALKEKVTISFAKVAEYQRRGVVHLHAVIRLDGPDGPESPPPPWASAEALADAVRHAASAVTVAIPAAGVEPTRVLRWGTQLDIRRIAMDGDLTEQAVASYVAKYATKAVECVGALDQRINPLTDLDTLPIRDHARRLIAACLRLGALDELADLRLIQWAHMLGFRGHFSTKSRRYSTTMGNIRADRTEHARAEAVTTGRLPLFDEDTVLVIAHWEYVGKGLSPVDALLAAHAERRSADECR, from the coding sequence ATGGCAAGCCCCGACACCGTCGCCGAGCTCATCGCCCGGCTCGACGACCCCGACCACGACCGCTGGGCCACCCAGATCCGCCGTACCGGCGGCTGCCGACAGCCCATCCACCTGCGCGGCCACGTCCTGCACATCGACCCCGCCACCGGACGCCGGCTGCACACCTACACCACCGCCACCGAACCCGGCGGCATCCTGCGCGTCCCCTGCAAGACACGACGCGCCTCCCGCTGCCCGTCCTGCGCCGAGACCTACCGCACCGACACCTACCACCTGATCCGCGCCGGACTCGTCGGCGGCAAAGGAGTGCCCGCCACGGTGGCCACGCACCCCTGCCTGTTCGTCACCCTCACCGCCCCCTCCTTCGGTCTCGTCCACACCCGCCGCGAGCGCGGCGCCAAGCCCCTGCCCTGCCACCCCCGCCGCAACGCCCGCACCTGCCCACACGGCCGCGTCCAGTCCTGTACGGCCAAGCACAGCGCCGACGACCCCCGCCTCGGCGAACCACTGTGCCCCGACTGCTACGACTACTCCGGCTCGGTCCTGTTCAACGCCGTCGCCCCCGAGTTGTGGCGTCGCTTCACCGAGGCCCTTCGCCGGCGCTTCGCCAAGCTGTCCGGCCTGACCCTCAAGGCGCTGAAGGAGAAGGTGACGATCTCCTTCGCCAAGGTGGCCGAATACCAGCGACGCGGCGTCGTCCACCTGCACGCTGTCATCCGCCTCGACGGCCCGGACGGACCCGAATCCCCACCGCCGCCTTGGGCGAGCGCCGAGGCCCTGGCGGACGCCGTACGGCACGCTGCTTCAGCCGTGACCGTCGCCATCCCGGCCGCGGGTGTCGAGCCGACGAGGGTCCTGCGGTGGGGCACCCAGCTCGACATCCGGCGCATCGCCATGGACGGCGACCTCACCGAGCAGGCGGTCGCCTCCTACGTCGCCAAATACGCCACCAAAGCGGTCGAATGCGTCGGCGCCCTCGACCAACGCATCAACCCACTCACCGACCTCGACACCCTCCCGATCCGCGACCACGCCCGCCGCCTCATCGCCGCATGCCTACGGCTGGGCGCCCTCGACGAGCTGGCCGACCTCCGGTTGATCCAGTGGGCCCACATGCTCGGCTTCCGCGGTCACTTCTCCACCAAGTCCCGCCGCTACTCCACCACCATGGGCAACATCCGCGCCGACCGCACCGAGCACGCCCGCGCCGAGGCGGTCACCACCGGCCGCCTGCCTCTCTTCGACGAAGACACCGTCCTCGTCATCGCCCACTGGGAGTACGTCGGCAAGGGCCTCTCGCCGGTGGACGCACTTCTAGCCGCGCATGCCGAGAGGAGGAGCGCCGATGAGTGCCGATGA
- a CDS encoding helix-turn-helix transcriptional regulator: MSADDSLWDVDDVSRYLRVPVATLYQWRYLGKGPKGCKIGRHVRYLPEDVYAWVREQS; the protein is encoded by the coding sequence ATGAGTGCCGATGACAGCCTCTGGGACGTCGACGACGTCTCTCGCTACCTCCGCGTCCCCGTGGCCACCCTGTACCAATGGCGTTACCTCGGCAAAGGACCCAAAGGCTGCAAGATCGGACGTCATGTGCGCTACCTCCCCGAGGATGTCTACGCCTGGGTGCGTGAGCAGTCATGA